Proteins encoded together in one Miscanthus floridulus cultivar M001 chromosome 16, ASM1932011v1, whole genome shotgun sequence window:
- the LOC136513733 gene encoding uncharacterized protein isoform X2 — translation MDKKKAADDTEPGPAPSRAVDRFGFIKPEQSNSPDGVPKGKSIHEREREERRIRKWRKMIGVGGSDWKHYVRRNPHVVKRRIRKGIPDCLRGLVWQLISGSRDLLLMNPGVYETLVIYETSASELEIIRDISRTFPSHIFFQQRHGPGQRSLYNILKAYSVYDRDVGYVQGMGFLAGLLLLYMSEEDAFWLLVALLKGAVHAPMEGLYQAGLPLVQQYLSQFEKLVMELMPKLGQHFVEEMINPSMYASQWFITVFSYSFPFHLTLRVWDVFLYEGIKVVFQVGLALLRFCHDDLVKLPFEKLLHSLRNFPEEATDPDALLPLAFTFKVSSRLEELQKEYQKPGEGTSETSSSKRLQPLISKTMSRVGSRVMSNLTADRT, via the exons ATGGATAAGAAGAAAGCGGCCGATGACACTGAACCAGGACCAGCTCCTTCTCGTGCCGTCGACAGATTTGGTTTTATAAAGCCAGAACAAAGCAACTCACCTGATGGAGTACCAAAAGGCAAATCTATACATGAACGTGAAAG GGAGGAAAGAAGGATAAGAAAATGGAGGAAGATGATAGGTGTTGGTGGTAGTGACTGGAAGCATTATGTTAGAAGGAACCCTCATGTGGTTAAAAGGCGAATAAGGAAAGGAATTCCTGATTGTCTCAGAGGACTTGTTTGGCAGTTGATTTCAGGCAGTCGGGACCTCTTACTAATGAACCCTGGGGTTTATGAG ACACTGGTGATATATGAGACATCGGCCTCTGAATTGGAAATTATTCGTGACATATCACGCACATTTCCATCTCATATATTCTTCCAACAAAGGCATGGTCCAGGACAAAGATCCTTGTATAACATTTTGAAAGCATATTCTGTCTATGACAGGGATGTTGGATATGTGCAG GGAATGGGATTTTTAGCTGGGCTGCTGCTTCTTTATATGAGTGAGGAGGATGCATTCTGGTTATTAGTCGCATTGCTAAAGGGAGCTGTCCATGCACCAATGGAAGGCTTGTATCAG GCTGGTTTGCCGCTTGTGCAACAATATCTGTCTCAGTTTGAGAAATTAGTTATGGAGCTCATGCCAAAATTGGGACAACACTTTGTTGAAGAAATGATAAACCCAAGCATGTATGCAAGCCAATGGTTTATCACAGTTTTCTCATATTCCTTCCCATTTCATCTAACTCTTAGAGTTTGGGATGTGTTTCTTTATGAG GGTATTAAGGTTGTATTCCAAGTTGGATTGGCTCTATTGAGATTCTGTCATGATGATTTG GTCAAATTACCTTTTGAGAAACTGCTACATTCCTTGAGAAATTTCCCTGAGGAGGCAACAGATCCAGATGCATTATTGCCACTTGCCTTCACATTTAAG GTATCGAGTCGTCTTGAGGAGCTTCAGAAGGAGTATCAGAAGCCGGGGGAGGGCACCAGTGAAACTTCAAGTAGCAAGCGGCTTCAGCCCCTCATATCGAAAACAATGAGCAGGGTCGGTAGCCGTGTGATGTCAAACTTAACTGCTGACAGAACATGA
- the LOC136513733 gene encoding uncharacterized protein isoform X1 — protein sequence MHTLICFMLSSCGQNLHQLTVCRNNWQDIYLDIWTRCLKILSEMDKKKAADDTEPGPAPSRAVDRFGFIKPEQSNSPDGVPKGKSIHEREREERRIRKWRKMIGVGGSDWKHYVRRNPHVVKRRIRKGIPDCLRGLVWQLISGSRDLLLMNPGVYETLVIYETSASELEIIRDISRTFPSHIFFQQRHGPGQRSLYNILKAYSVYDRDVGYVQGMGFLAGLLLLYMSEEDAFWLLVALLKGAVHAPMEGLYQAGLPLVQQYLSQFEKLVMELMPKLGQHFVEEMINPSMYASQWFITVFSYSFPFHLTLRVWDVFLYEGIKVVFQVGLALLRFCHDDLVKLPFEKLLHSLRNFPEEATDPDALLPLAFTFKVSSRLEELQKEYQKPGEGTSETSSSKRLQPLISKTMSRVGSRVMSNLTADRT from the exons ATGCACACTCTGATTTGTTTCATGTTAAGTTCATGTGGTCAGAACTTGCATCAGTTGACAGTTTGTCGAAATAATTGGCAGGATATCTATTTGGATATATGGACAAGGTGTCTGAAGATACTCAGTGAGATGGATAAGAAGAAAGCGGCCGATGACACTGAACCAGGACCAGCTCCTTCTCGTGCCGTCGACAGATTTGGTTTTATAAAGCCAGAACAAAGCAACTCACCTGATGGAGTACCAAAAGGCAAATCTATACATGAACGTGAAAG GGAGGAAAGAAGGATAAGAAAATGGAGGAAGATGATAGGTGTTGGTGGTAGTGACTGGAAGCATTATGTTAGAAGGAACCCTCATGTGGTTAAAAGGCGAATAAGGAAAGGAATTCCTGATTGTCTCAGAGGACTTGTTTGGCAGTTGATTTCAGGCAGTCGGGACCTCTTACTAATGAACCCTGGGGTTTATGAG ACACTGGTGATATATGAGACATCGGCCTCTGAATTGGAAATTATTCGTGACATATCACGCACATTTCCATCTCATATATTCTTCCAACAAAGGCATGGTCCAGGACAAAGATCCTTGTATAACATTTTGAAAGCATATTCTGTCTATGACAGGGATGTTGGATATGTGCAG GGAATGGGATTTTTAGCTGGGCTGCTGCTTCTTTATATGAGTGAGGAGGATGCATTCTGGTTATTAGTCGCATTGCTAAAGGGAGCTGTCCATGCACCAATGGAAGGCTTGTATCAG GCTGGTTTGCCGCTTGTGCAACAATATCTGTCTCAGTTTGAGAAATTAGTTATGGAGCTCATGCCAAAATTGGGACAACACTTTGTTGAAGAAATGATAAACCCAAGCATGTATGCAAGCCAATGGTTTATCACAGTTTTCTCATATTCCTTCCCATTTCATCTAACTCTTAGAGTTTGGGATGTGTTTCTTTATGAG GGTATTAAGGTTGTATTCCAAGTTGGATTGGCTCTATTGAGATTCTGTCATGATGATTTG GTCAAATTACCTTTTGAGAAACTGCTACATTCCTTGAGAAATTTCCCTGAGGAGGCAACAGATCCAGATGCATTATTGCCACTTGCCTTCACATTTAAG GTATCGAGTCGTCTTGAGGAGCTTCAGAAGGAGTATCAGAAGCCGGGGGAGGGCACCAGTGAAACTTCAAGTAGCAAGCGGCTTCAGCCCCTCATATCGAAAACAATGAGCAGGGTCGGTAGCCGTGTGATGTCAAACTTAACTGCTGACAGAACATGA